One genomic segment of Erpetoichthys calabaricus chromosome 7, fErpCal1.3, whole genome shotgun sequence includes these proteins:
- the si:ch211-175m2.5 gene encoding uncharacterized protein si:ch211-175m2.5, which produces MARSGSAIIEMFNLLNFRYLCLSSRFCTPVQWRRAVLSPLAEKKYCTKPTKPIGRYPIPYKKDLPYDIVELMEEVETKAGFLPNVFKVLSRRPAEFRAFFAYYNAIMNKETGNLTKMDRELIVVATSMNNKCLYCVVSHSALHRIYSKNPTLADQVIVNYEAAELKDRERAMLDFALAISRCDNITEEHFKNLEAHGFDREDAWDIATIAAFFSMSNRIAYFTDMRPNDEFYGMGRLPKDSGAEPDK; this is translated from the exons ATGGCTCGTTCTGGCAGCGCGATAATAGAGATGTTTAATCTTCTCAACTTTCGCTATTTATGTCTTTCT TCAAGATTCTGCACACCTGTGCAATGGAGGAGAGCTGTCTTGTCACCATTAGCCGAGAAAAAATATTGCACCAAACCCACAAAGCCAATTGGACGCTACCCAATTCCTTATAAGAAGGATCTTCCTTATGACATTGTGGAGCTTATGGAAGAAGTAGAAACAAAG GCTGGATTTCTTCCtaatgtttttaaagtgctttcacGACGACCTGCTGAGTTTAGAGCATTTTTTGCTTACTACAATGCTATCATGAACAAAGAGACAG gcaatCTGACcaaaatggacagagaacttATTGTGGTGGCAACAAGTATGAATAACAAGTGCCTATATTGTGTGGTTTCCCACAGTGCTCTACATCGAATTTACTCCAAAAACCCCACTTTAGCTGACCAG GTGATTGTAAATTATGAAGCTGCAGAACTAAAGGATCGTGAACGAGCAATGCTGGATTTTGCACTGGCCATCAGCAGATGTGATAATATTACAGAAGAGCACTTTAAGAACTTGGAGGCTCATGGCTTTGACCGCGAAGACGCATGGGACATAGCCACCATTGCTGCCTTTTTCTCAATGTCAAACCGTATCGCTTACTTCACTGATATGAGGCCAAATGATGAGTTTTATGGCATGGGGAGACTACCCAAAGATAGTGGAGCAGAACCAGATAAGTGA